One stretch of Candidatus Woesearchaeota archaeon DNA includes these proteins:
- a CDS encoding DUF167 domain-containing protein: MSKINLLNEIRTKSSIMLIVRTNSNKTQINSFDTARQAYVLDVAAPPQDNKANIEIVKFFKRELGKDIRILSGATAKKKLIRLI, from the coding sequence ATGTCCAAGATAAACCTATTAAATGAGATAAGAACTAAGTCTTCTATTATGTTGATAGTTCGTACTAATTCAAATAAGACTCAAATTAATTCTTTTGATACTGCAAGGCAGGCTTATGTTTTAGATGTTGCTGCGCCTCCTCAGGATAATAAGGCAAATATTGAAATCGTGAAATTTTTTAAAAGAGAATTAGGGAAAGATATTAGGATATTAAGTGGTGCTACCGCGAAGAAAAAATTAATAAGATTAATTTAA
- a CDS encoding cytidine/deoxycytidylate deaminase family protein has protein sequence MKSKKQGSKNKKGSTEYKKRPDWDDYFFGIMDAVRVRGTCKGLAGCIIVKNKRIISTGYAGSAPGLKHCEEIGHLTVYTKYPDGIEREHCVRTIHAEQNAIAFAARAGVALEDATLYVNMEPCMHCAKLIIASGIKKVICRKRYHGAQITRQFFKEAGIALEVKEDELENYDRELLN, from the coding sequence ATGAAATCTAAAAAACAAGGATCTAAAAATAAAAAAGGAAGTACTGAATATAAAAAAAGACCTGATTGGGATGATTATTTTTTTGGAATAATGGATGCTGTAAGAGTAAGAGGCACATGCAAAGGACTTGCAGGATGCATCATTGTAAAAAACAAAAGAATAATATCTACTGGTTATGCAGGCTCTGCGCCAGGACTTAAGCACTGTGAAGAAATAGGTCATTTAACAGTTTACACAAAGTACCCTGATGGCATAGAAAGAGAACATTGCGTTAGAACAATACACGCCGAACAAAACGCAATAGCATTTGCCGCAAGAGCAGGAGTTGCGCTTGAAGACGCAACACTTTATGTTAATATGGAACCTTGCATGCACTGCGCAAAACTTATAATTGCTTCAGGAATCAAAAAAGTCATATGTAGAAAAAGATATCATGGAGCGCAAATAACAAGACAATTCTTTAAAGAAGCGGGAATAGCACTAGAAGTAAAAGAAGACGAATTGGAAAACTATGACCGTGAATTATTAAATTAA
- a CDS encoding AAA family ATPase yields the protein MGVIIGITGTNGAGKGTIVEYLKTKGFKHYSVRDAIGEEIAKRGLELNRDTLIEVSNDMRSKHGPSYFVEYLFEKAKKEGSKCIIESIRTPGEIDALRKKGKFVLFAVDANKNERYRRILLRGEKTDNVTFKDFVEKEKLEMQSNDPNKQNIKTCMDQADYKFRNDSTKEDLFKKVKEVLHEI from the coding sequence ATGGGGGTAATTATAGGAATTACTGGAACTAATGGCGCTGGAAAAGGCACTATTGTCGAATACTTAAAAACTAAAGGGTTTAAACATTATTCTGTTCGAGATGCAATAGGAGAGGAAATAGCTAAAAGAGGCCTAGAACTTAATAGAGATACATTAATTGAAGTTTCTAATGATATGAGAAGTAAACACGGACCAAGTTACTTTGTAGAATATTTATTTGAAAAAGCAAAAAAGGAAGGATCTAAGTGCATAATTGAAAGCATAAGAACTCCGGGAGAAATAGATGCTTTAAGAAAAAAAGGAAAATTCGTATTGTTTGCAGTTGATGCAAATAAAAATGAAAGATATAGAAGAATATTGCTAAGGGGAGAAAAAACAGACAATGTTACCTTTAAGGATTTTGTTGAAAAAGAAAAATTGGAAATGCAATCAAATGACCCAAATAAACAAAATATAAAAACTTGCATGGACCAAGCAGATTATAAATTCAGAAATGATTCTACAAAAGAAGATTTATTCAAAAAAGTTAAGGAGGTTTTACATGAAATCTAA